The proteins below come from a single Tissierella sp. MB52-C2 genomic window:
- a CDS encoding lipoate--protein ligase codes for MKYLVNNSNDPRYNLAFEEYCFKSLDLKEDYVILWINGPAIIVGKNQNTIEEVNQDYIEENGIRVVRRVTGGGAVYHDLGNLNFSIISMSAGPEKIDFKKYNIPIVKSLEKLGIKCELSGRNDMTIDGKKFSGIAQSVWKKRVLNHGTLLFDTELDVLSKALNVKQDKIESKGVKSVKSRVTNIKSYLEEDIDMAKFKEILLKNIFEMEGLEPEEYKLTQEDLDNIQKMFEEKYSTWEWNYGESPKSNYKNYKRFPFGSIDIRFNVINGLIADTKIYGDFFGVEDVSLLQDKLNGVRYDKKEVTKAIESEPLQKYFGNITEEEFIELLFQ; via the coding sequence ATGAAATACTTAGTAAACAATTCAAATGACCCACGATACAATTTAGCTTTTGAGGAATATTGTTTTAAAAGCTTAGATTTAAAGGAAGATTATGTAATACTTTGGATAAATGGTCCTGCCATTATTGTAGGAAAAAATCAAAATACAATTGAAGAAGTAAACCAAGATTATATAGAGGAAAATGGAATAAGGGTAGTTAGAAGAGTAACTGGTGGTGGAGCAGTATACCATGACCTTGGTAACCTTAATTTTAGTATAATTAGTATGTCTGCTGGTCCTGAAAAAATTGATTTTAAAAAATATAATATACCAATAGTTAAATCCTTAGAAAAACTAGGTATTAAATGCGAATTATCTGGTAGAAACGATATGACCATAGATGGAAAAAAATTCTCAGGTATTGCTCAATCAGTATGGAAAAAGAGAGTTTTAAACCATGGGACACTATTGTTTGATACAGAGCTAGACGTATTATCAAAAGCTTTAAATGTAAAACAGGATAAAATTGAATCTAAGGGAGTAAAATCAGTAAAAAGTAGAGTTACAAATATAAAATCTTATTTAGAAGAAGATATAGATATGGCTAAATTTAAAGAAATATTACTAAAGAACATATTTGAAATGGAAGGATTAGAACCAGAAGAATATAAACTAACTCAAGAAGATCTAGATAACATCCAAAAAATGTTTGAAGAAAAATATTCTACTTGGGAATGGAACTATGGAGAATCACCAAAATCAAATTACAAGAATTATAAAAGATTCCCCTTTGGAAGTATTGATATTAGATTTAATGTAATAAATGGATTAATAGCAGATACAAAGATATATGGTGATTTCTTCGGGGTAGAAGATGTAAGTTTACTTCAGGACAAATTAAACGGAGTAAGATACGATAAAAAAGAAGTAACAAAGGCCATAGAAAGTGAGCCTTTACAAAAATATTTTGGTAATATTACTGAAGAAGAATTTATAGAATTACTGTTTCAATAA
- a CDS encoding MBL fold metallo-hydrolase produces MDIQFFGAAKMVTGSNYLVKTEKYNILVDCGMFQGNEEMERLNYDNFPYNPNDIDFLILTHAHIDHSGRIPKLVKEGFRGRIITTNATYDLCKIMLKDSAKIQESDIEWENRKRQRAGKKTIEPLYTMRDAENSLKYFEPYFIDQRIKINDSIQIRFKDAGHILGSAILELWIKESKDEEKIVFSGDLGMPNRPIINNPDYIDEADYLIIESTYGNKVHDSYSESTQNLIDIINKTVLRGGTVIIPSFAVGRTQELIYQLNKYYEYNSDVEEYMKIPIYIDSPMAVEATEAFKRNSSSFNEEARELILRGDNPFEFKNLRYVKTQEESMALNKFEFPKVIISSSGMATAGRIRHHLKHNLWDNRNSLVFVGYQAQGTLGRILLDGKKKVKILGEEIDVKAEIYDLEGFSGHADQKALLDWLNNFQIKPKKIFIVHGEEEAATQLSTLITHLYRVETIIPNIGDSFNIAKDDVELTKKEKLTPIMLKEDIENEFKTAYNQFEALIDKSGRLVDDKVLAANYDEIKNQLIELQHTLMELNIIIGK; encoded by the coding sequence ATGGATATTCAATTCTTTGGTGCGGCAAAAATGGTTACAGGTTCTAATTACCTCGTAAAAACTGAAAAATACAATATATTAGTTGACTGTGGAATGTTTCAAGGAAACGAAGAAATGGAAAGATTAAACTATGATAATTTTCCATATAATCCAAATGATATAGATTTTCTAATTTTAACTCATGCCCATATAGATCATAGTGGAAGAATTCCCAAGTTAGTAAAAGAAGGCTTTAGGGGTAGAATAATTACTACAAATGCAACCTATGACTTATGTAAGATAATGTTAAAAGATAGTGCAAAGATACAGGAATCAGATATAGAATGGGAAAATAGAAAGAGACAAAGAGCAGGAAAAAAAACTATTGAACCTTTATATACCATGAGAGATGCAGAAAATAGTTTAAAGTATTTTGAGCCTTATTTCATAGACCAAAGAATAAAAATCAATGATAGTATTCAAATTAGATTCAAGGATGCTGGACATATATTAGGATCTGCCATATTAGAATTATGGATAAAGGAAAGCAAGGATGAAGAAAAGATAGTTTTCTCTGGAGATTTAGGGATGCCAAATAGGCCTATTATTAATAATCCTGATTATATAGATGAGGCAGACTATTTAATTATAGAGTCTACCTATGGAAATAAAGTTCACGATAGCTATAGTGAAAGTACTCAAAATCTAATAGATATCATCAATAAAACTGTATTAAGAGGTGGTACTGTCATTATTCCATCCTTTGCAGTAGGGAGGACTCAAGAGTTAATATATCAACTAAATAAATATTATGAATATAATTCTGATGTAGAAGAATATATGAAAATTCCTATTTACATTGATAGCCCAATGGCAGTGGAAGCTACTGAAGCTTTTAAGAGAAACTCAAGCAGCTTTAATGAAGAAGCAAGAGAACTTATATTACGTGGAGATAATCCTTTTGAATTTAAAAATTTGAGATATGTAAAAACTCAAGAAGAGTCTATGGCATTAAACAAATTTGAATTTCCAAAGGTTATAATATCATCAAGTGGAATGGCTACAGCAGGAAGAATAAGACATCATTTAAAACATAATCTGTGGGACAATAGAAATAGCTTAGTCTTTGTTGGATATCAAGCTCAGGGAACCCTAGGAAGAATACTTCTAGATGGTAAGAAAAAAGTAAAAATACTTGGAGAGGAAATCGATGTCAAGGCTGAAATTTATGACTTAGAAGGATTTTCAGGTCACGCAGACCAAAAGGCATTACTTGATTGGCTAAATAATTTTCAAATTAAACCTAAGAAGATATTTATTGTTCATGGTGAGGAAGAAGCAGCTACACAACTTTCAACTCTTATTACACATTTATACAGAGTTGAAACTATAATTCCTAATATTGGAGATAGCTTCAATATAGCTAAGGATGATGTAGAACTAACTAAAAAAGAAAAGTTAACCCCTATTATGCTAAAAGAAGATATTGAAAATGAGTTTAAAACAGCATATAATCAATTTGAGGCACTAATAGATAAATCAGGAAGGTTAGTAGACGATAAGGTATTGGCTGCTAATTATGATGAAATTAAAAATCAATTAATAGAGTTGCAACATACATTGATGGAATTAAACATTATTATAGGAAAATGA
- a CDS encoding FAD-dependent oxidoreductase, whose translation MRNVKYLIIGNGIAGLAAAKEIRNNDLDSTITMVSSEGINTYYRVKLTEYISKDFADEELLVSKETWYKEKDIEVILSKIVENIDINNNKIRLDDGQEIGYDKLLIATGSRPFVPPINGKYKEGIFALRTLRDLHEMKEYLKPLKDVSVIGGGLLGLEAAWSLKQLGKEVNIIEFAPYLLPRQLDKEIADKLKKKLLDNGFKLYLDSQAEEILGEEKVSGIRLKDGRKIESHAILVSSGIRPNLDIVNDTNIEYDKGIKVGKDLKTNIENIYAAGDVVEIDGMVLGLWTAGNEQGKIAGANMTGKDLKYNQPKIFTTLQIGDIKLFSAGIINDFDKTYEYKDEEMDIHHKIFTKDKKIVGVILFGDLKEINALRNAVISNMRIDEYIKGDSRFI comes from the coding sequence ATGAGAAATGTTAAATATTTGATTATAGGTAATGGAATAGCAGGACTTGCAGCTGCAAAAGAAATAAGAAATAATGATTTAGATAGTACTATTACAATGGTTAGTAGTGAAGGGATAAATACTTATTATAGAGTAAAGTTAACAGAATATATATCAAAGGATTTTGCTGATGAAGAATTGCTAGTTAGCAAAGAGACTTGGTATAAGGAAAAAGATATAGAAGTTATTCTCAGTAAAATCGTAGAAAACATAGATATAAATAATAATAAAATAAGATTAGATGATGGTCAGGAGATAGGATATGATAAACTACTTATAGCAACAGGTAGTAGACCTTTCGTACCACCTATAAATGGAAAGTATAAAGAAGGTATATTTGCCTTAAGAACACTAAGGGACTTACATGAAATGAAAGAATATTTAAAGCCTTTGAAGGATGTATCAGTAATAGGTGGTGGACTTCTAGGTCTTGAAGCAGCTTGGTCATTAAAACAATTAGGGAAAGAAGTAAATATAATTGAATTTGCTCCATATTTATTGCCTAGGCAATTAGACAAAGAAATAGCAGATAAATTAAAGAAGAAATTGTTAGATAATGGTTTTAAACTATATCTTGATTCACAGGCGGAAGAAATCCTTGGTGAAGAAAAGGTTAGTGGAATAAGGTTAAAGGATGGAAGGAAAATTGAGTCTCATGCTATTCTAGTGTCTTCAGGAATTAGACCAAATCTAGATATAGTTAATGATACTAATATAGAATATGATAAAGGCATAAAGGTAGGGAAGGATTTAAAGACTAATATAGAAAATATTTATGCCGCAGGAGATGTAGTTGAAATAGATGGTATGGTACTTGGATTATGGACTGCTGGAAATGAACAAGGAAAAATAGCAGGTGCAAATATGACAGGAAAAGATTTAAAATATAATCAACCAAAAATATTCACTACTTTACAGATAGGAGATATTAAGCTTTTCTCCGCAGGGATTATAAATGATTTTGATAAAACATATGAATATAAAGATGAAGAAATGGATATACACCATAAGATATTCACTAAAGATAAAAAGATAGTTGGAGTAATTCTCTTTGGTGATTTGAAAGAAATAAATGCTCTTAGGAATGCAGTAATATCAAATATGAGAATAGATGAATATATTAAAGGAGATAGCAGATTTATATAG
- a CDS encoding ABC transporter substrate-binding protein, with product MIKLWRRKTEELESKEEPTVVKEQSQKEMNKRALIKKNEENLLYNLNVRIKDSNNQAESLINIIEVISNRVEEQVKAISEVVNEIGNYSAMAEELSASSNTSYETARETLGIIEEGSKAVYNTIDSMNEIEESISSVMAETHELKTATAQIDNILDVIKSIADQTELLSLNAAIEAARAGEAGRGFAVVANEVKLLAERSTTSANDISNIINNINKSVNTTIEAIEKSNEKIKEGSSIAEESNISFSRIEKAIQTMIETMNEINNAIAIQTDSLESIVASTDEMSNVSDKAMSMVESALLNTQFTKSALVALGQVVNLLNGVTKELVDETISSEREIVTIRSNFSEPIFTLDPAMVNSMENMRFLMNIHTGLLTTSDTGDVLPSLAKSWYVEDDNLTWIFNLRNNAKFHNGKIIRAEDIKYCLERVLSPKLRSPNTWFIDYIDGAKEYMEGISNEVSGIRVIGENQLSIKLSAPFSGFLMFLSQICCAVMDPMELEKGNLVGCGPYILESIDNDLYRLVAFKEYIGGKPYCDIVEIVSGDKNALGNFINDKYDFYVVQGKRELDQIKETKHYESLKTEELLATFYLGFKIKNTDSQYTSKKVREAIHYAINKKKIVDEMTGGFASEAKCMIPSKLVPSDHINGYNYNPEKAKQILKSENVDLSKPLNILCGQNIHGALRFIEEDLEAIGITCKYHQVSDKEHANSSDIYKGYDVYLYGWYADAIEPSSFIEPLFATNSASNLSGYESEELMRLLKIAKQTSNPIRRVEIYKEIQRIISEDVPCIPLYHPYNGICTQERITNVNLSPLAMIKYDNIIKE from the coding sequence ATGATCAAACTATGGAGAAGAAAAACTGAAGAACTAGAGAGTAAAGAAGAACCAACAGTAGTTAAGGAACAATCACAAAAGGAAATGAATAAACGGGCTTTAATTAAGAAGAATGAAGAAAATTTATTGTACAATTTAAACGTTAGGATAAAGGATTCTAATAATCAAGCTGAAAGCTTAATAAATATAATTGAAGTTATATCCAATAGGGTAGAGGAACAAGTAAAGGCTATTTCTGAAGTAGTAAATGAAATAGGAAATTATTCAGCTATGGCAGAGGAACTTAGTGCAAGCTCAAATACATCTTATGAAACAGCTAGAGAAACTTTAGGAATAATAGAAGAGGGCAGTAAGGCAGTATATAATACTATTGATTCTATGAATGAAATTGAGGAATCAATTTCATCAGTAATGGCAGAAACTCATGAACTTAAAACGGCTACAGCTCAAATAGATAATATACTGGATGTAATAAAAAGTATCGCAGATCAAACTGAGCTATTGTCTTTAAATGCAGCCATAGAAGCGGCAAGAGCGGGAGAAGCTGGAAGAGGATTTGCTGTAGTAGCAAATGAAGTTAAACTATTGGCTGAAAGAAGTACAACATCGGCAAATGATATCTCCAATATAATTAATAATATTAATAAAAGTGTTAATACCACAATTGAAGCTATTGAAAAAAGTAATGAAAAAATTAAAGAAGGTTCAAGTATTGCAGAAGAATCAAATATATCTTTTAGTAGGATAGAAAAAGCTATTCAAACTATGATAGAGACTATGAATGAAATAAATAATGCAATAGCCATTCAAACTGACAGCCTTGAGTCCATAGTAGCTTCAACAGATGAAATGTCCAATGTCTCAGATAAAGCAATGTCTATGGTAGAAAGTGCATTATTGAATACACAGTTTACAAAGTCAGCCTTAGTTGCACTAGGACAAGTTGTTAATTTATTAAATGGAGTTACAAAAGAATTAGTAGATGAAACAATTAGTTCAGAAAGAGAGATAGTTACAATAAGGAGTAATTTTTCTGAGCCTATTTTTACACTAGATCCAGCTATGGTAAATAGTATGGAAAACATGAGATTTCTTATGAATATACATACAGGATTATTAACTACTAGTGATACAGGAGATGTATTACCATCATTGGCTAAAAGTTGGTATGTAGAAGATGATAATCTTACTTGGATATTTAACCTTAGAAATAATGCAAAATTTCATAACGGAAAAATAATTCGTGCTGAAGATATAAAATATTGTTTGGAAAGAGTACTTTCACCAAAGCTGAGATCTCCTAATACTTGGTTTATAGATTATATAGATGGTGCAAAGGAATATATGGAGGGTATTTCCAATGAAGTAAGTGGGATTAGAGTAATAGGGGAGAACCAATTATCTATTAAGTTGTCTGCACCTTTTAGTGGTTTTTTAATGTTTTTATCTCAAATATGTTGTGCAGTAATGGACCCTATGGAATTAGAAAAGGGTAATCTCGTTGGATGTGGACCCTATATATTAGAGAGCATTGATAATGATTTATATAGATTGGTAGCCTTCAAAGAATATATAGGAGGAAAACCATACTGTGATATTGTAGAAATAGTAAGTGGAGATAAAAATGCTCTTGGAAACTTTATAAATGATAAATATGATTTTTATGTAGTACAAGGTAAACGAGAATTAGATCAGATAAAAGAGACTAAACACTATGAAAGTCTTAAAACTGAGGAACTACTAGCTACATTTTATCTAGGATTTAAAATAAAAAACACAGATTCTCAGTATACAAGTAAGAAAGTAAGGGAAGCCATTCACTATGCAATAAATAAGAAGAAAATAGTAGATGAAATGACAGGGGGCTTTGCATCAGAAGCCAAATGTATGATTCCATCTAAACTAGTGCCATCTGACCATATAAACGGATATAATTATAATCCAGAAAAGGCAAAGCAAATTCTAAAAAGTGAAAACGTGGATTTAAGTAAACCACTTAATATACTCTGTGGACAAAATATTCATGGTGCTTTAAGGTTTATAGAAGAAGATCTAGAAGCCATCGGAATTACATGTAAATATCATCAAGTATCAGATAAGGAACATGCGAATTCTTCTGATATATATAAAGGATATGATGTATACCTATATGGTTGGTATGCAGATGCAATTGAACCATCATCTTTTATAGAGCCATTATTTGCAACTAATAGTGCTTCTAATCTTAGTGGATATGAAAGCGAAGAACTTATGAGATTGTTAAAAATAGCAAAGCAAACATCTAATCCTATAAGAAGAGTGGAAATTTATAAAGAGATACAGAGAATAATATCAGAAGATGTACCATGTATACCTCTTTATCATCCATATAATGGAATCTGTACACAAGAGAGAATAACAAATGTTAATCTTTCTCCTTTAGCCATGATAAAATATGATAATATAATAAAAGAATAA